A single region of the Halobacterium wangiae genome encodes:
- a CDS encoding nitrous oxide reductase accessory protein NosL — MTRHTNRRAFLATGAAALTTALAGCTVLGGASGDQEAGPKPDPVDLSGGKADDQGGMLIGEHFGPNGQIFYADHSPEGHDNPAWFHTLAVGLFPYHFAREQQGWTADAIYVTDYSTVDYDLTERKGRQYITSHTAADTFGDAEALTYVAGSRVHGGMGTELLPFSDDSDASEFVSTHGGETVAFDDIDREFLQSSR, encoded by the coding sequence ATGACACGACACACAAATCGACGCGCGTTCCTCGCGACCGGTGCCGCAGCGCTCACGACCGCACTCGCCGGCTGTACCGTGCTCGGCGGCGCCTCCGGAGACCAAGAAGCCGGCCCGAAACCCGACCCCGTCGACCTCTCGGGCGGCAAGGCCGACGACCAGGGCGGGATGCTCATCGGCGAGCACTTCGGCCCGAACGGCCAGATATTCTACGCGGACCACAGCCCCGAGGGCCACGACAACCCCGCGTGGTTCCACACGCTCGCCGTCGGCCTGTTCCCCTACCACTTCGCGCGGGAGCAGCAGGGGTGGACCGCCGACGCTATCTACGTGACGGACTACTCGACGGTCGACTACGACCTCACCGAGCGGAAGGGTCGGCAGTACATCACCAGCCACACGGCCGCCGACACGTTCGGCGACGCCGAGGCGCTGACGTACGTCGCCGGCAGCCGCGTCCACGGCGGGATGGGCACGGAACTCCTCCCGTTCTCCGACGACAGCGACGCCTCGGAGTTCGTCAGCACGCACGGCGGCGAGACGGTGGCCTTCGACGACATCGACCGGGAGTTCCTCCAGTCCTCCCGGTAG
- a CDS encoding DUF5807 family protein — protein sequence MSDYDAYLAGDRTDHVALYLSDSYVSDVDSLADRDDAERVGDGVVLVVDGERGRSVFQKITGMAAMEFGSTAMDNPGHVDADLVGGDCPDAEGGPEDHHAEFVFSFAEAQNEEVGGLYAEGDVIHAYVYCACGTAYSDKWVAGER from the coding sequence GTGAGCGACTACGACGCCTATCTCGCTGGCGACCGAACCGACCACGTCGCGCTCTACCTCTCGGACTCGTACGTCTCTGACGTCGACTCACTCGCCGACCGCGACGACGCCGAACGCGTCGGGGACGGCGTCGTCCTCGTCGTCGACGGCGAACGCGGCCGCAGCGTCTTCCAGAAGATCACTGGGATGGCCGCCATGGAGTTCGGGTCGACCGCGATGGACAACCCCGGCCACGTCGACGCCGACCTCGTCGGCGGGGACTGTCCGGACGCGGAGGGCGGCCCGGAGGACCACCACGCCGAGTTCGTGTTCTCGTTCGCGGAAGCACAGAACGAGGAGGTCGGCGGTCTCTACGCCGAGGGCGACGTCATCCACGCCTACGTCTACTGCGCCTGTGGCACCGCCTACTCCGACAAGTGGGTGGCCGGAGAGCGCTGA
- a CDS encoding universal stress protein: MIETVVIATDGSESVGRAVDVALDVATRFDAEVHALYVLEESEVETAPEEVRDEMHAALESRGEDAVAKVAERAQRDVTTAVREGRPPAEISQYARDVDADVVATGTRGRHGENRFFIGSVAERVVRTCPVPVLTVRQLEPET, from the coding sequence ATGATAGAGACGGTAGTCATCGCGACCGACGGCTCCGAGAGCGTCGGGCGCGCGGTGGACGTGGCCCTCGACGTCGCCACGCGGTTCGACGCCGAGGTGCACGCCCTCTACGTTCTCGAGGAGAGCGAGGTGGAGACCGCGCCCGAGGAGGTCCGCGACGAGATGCACGCGGCCCTCGAGTCCCGCGGCGAGGACGCGGTGGCGAAGGTGGCCGAGAGAGCACAGCGGGACGTCACGACGGCGGTGCGCGAGGGGCGGCCGCCCGCGGAGATCAGTCAGTACGCCCGCGACGTGGACGCCGACGTGGTCGCGACCGGGACCCGTGGCCGCCACGGCGAGAACCGCTTCTTCATCGGGAGCGTCGCAGAACGCGTCGTGCGGACGTGTCCGGTTCCGGTGCTGACGGTCCGCCAGCTCGAACCGGAAACGTAA
- a CDS encoding BtpA/SgcQ family protein: protein MSLDFDSDRAVVGMVHLDALPGAPGFDGDRAAIREHMLRDARRLESGGVDALMLENFGDAPFYADDVPKHVVASMAALADDVRSETDLPLGVNVLRNDADAAVSVAAAAGAEFVRVNVHAAARLTDQGVVTGAAAETVRLRERLDADVSILADVDVKHSAPLAERPLSEEVAELVERGWADGLVASGSGTGHATSLDHLRSVVAARDELGVDAPVFVGSGVTRETVAETLDAADAVIVGTALKENGETTAPVDEQRVRRLVDDAR from the coding sequence ATGAGCCTCGACTTCGATTCTGATCGAGCGGTCGTCGGGATGGTCCACCTCGACGCGCTCCCCGGCGCCCCCGGGTTCGACGGCGACCGGGCCGCCATCCGGGAGCACATGCTGCGTGACGCCCGCCGCCTCGAATCGGGCGGCGTGGACGCACTCATGCTGGAGAACTTCGGCGACGCGCCGTTCTACGCCGACGACGTCCCCAAGCACGTCGTGGCGTCGATGGCCGCGCTCGCCGACGACGTGCGGAGCGAGACGGACCTCCCTCTCGGCGTCAACGTGCTCCGGAACGACGCCGACGCAGCCGTCTCCGTCGCGGCCGCGGCGGGCGCGGAGTTCGTGCGCGTGAACGTCCACGCCGCCGCCCGCCTCACCGACCAGGGCGTCGTCACCGGCGCGGCGGCCGAGACGGTTCGACTCCGCGAGCGCCTCGACGCCGACGTCTCGATTCTCGCCGACGTCGACGTGAAACACTCGGCACCACTCGCGGAGCGACCGCTCTCCGAGGAAGTCGCGGAACTCGTCGAACGTGGCTGGGCCGACGGGCTCGTCGCCAGCGGCAGCGGCACCGGCCACGCGACCAGCCTCGACCACCTCAGGAGCGTGGTGGCTGCCCGCGACGAACTCGGCGTCGACGCCCCGGTATTCGTCGGCAGCGGCGTGACGCGGGAGACGGTGGCCGAGACCCTCGACGCCGCGGACGCCGTCATCGTCGGGACGGCGCTGAAGGAGAACGGCGAGACGACCGCACCCGTCGACGAACAGCGCGTCCGGCGCCTCGTCGACGACGCGCGCTAG
- a CDS encoding carbohydrate kinase family protein, whose amino-acid sequence MATVVAVGSAVLDRVYGLSNLPEPDGGAFVRDYEERAGGVAANVACALSALDHDASVVSRVGDDDAADRVLASLADWNVDATGVRRGDEDSSYCLILRGPDGDRMIVAGGDSVPQLRLDEADRERCRDADCVFTSAYAPDAVVSELVAMRETGEISALVFDLAGPISELEGRGATRETIDSAAATVDLFVTNEVAARSYLDCGPRAAVEALSAAGADRVAVTVGSDGAYLGDGEVVHVGADERDVVDTTGAGDAFTAALVHAWLLGERSAEAAGRIAAAAAAQNCTAAGARGALAARDDLPD is encoded by the coding sequence ATGGCCACCGTCGTCGCCGTCGGGAGCGCGGTGCTCGACCGCGTCTACGGCCTGTCGAACCTCCCGGAACCCGACGGCGGCGCGTTCGTCCGCGACTACGAGGAGCGCGCTGGCGGCGTCGCCGCGAACGTCGCCTGCGCGCTCTCCGCGCTCGACCACGACGCCAGCGTCGTCTCCCGCGTCGGCGACGACGACGCGGCCGACCGCGTGCTCGCATCCCTCGCCGACTGGAACGTCGACGCCACCGGCGTCCGGCGCGGGGACGAGGACTCCTCCTACTGCCTGATTCTCCGCGGCCCGGACGGCGACCGGATGATCGTCGCGGGCGGCGACAGCGTCCCGCAACTCCGCCTCGATGAGGCGGACCGCGAGCGCTGCCGCGACGCCGACTGCGTGTTCACGAGCGCCTACGCTCCCGACGCGGTCGTCAGCGAACTCGTGGCGATGCGGGAGACTGGCGAGATTTCGGCGCTCGTCTTCGACCTCGCTGGCCCCATCTCCGAACTCGAAGGCCGGGGAGCGACCCGCGAGACGATCGACAGCGCGGCCGCCACCGTCGACCTGTTCGTCACGAACGAGGTGGCCGCGCGCTCCTACCTCGATTGCGGCCCCCGGGCGGCCGTCGAGGCGCTGTCCGCTGCCGGCGCCGACCGCGTGGCGGTCACGGTCGGTAGCGACGGCGCGTACCTCGGCGACGGCGAAGTGGTGCACGTCGGTGCCGACGAGCGCGACGTCGTGGACACGACGGGCGCCGGCGACGCGTTCACCGCGGCGCTGGTTCACGCGTGGCTGCTCGGTGAGCGGTCGGCAGAAGCGGCGGGACGAATCGCTGCCGCGGCCGCGGCGCAGAACTGTACCGCGGCGGGCGCGAGAGGCGCGCTCGCCGCGAGAGACGACCTCCCGGACTAG
- a CDS encoding universal stress protein, whose protein sequence is MSLEVDTVLVPVDGTEASVTAVEYAVAIAERYGADVHALYVLGETVTRSIDAGNVAEDEVVDDTNTFLAEIEALAPEGVSVDSSIAYGFSTSRKLQHPGSVILDCADDVDADFLAIPREGLRGDAGDVLEKAAEYVLLYASQPVLSV, encoded by the coding sequence ATGAGCCTCGAAGTGGACACCGTCCTCGTCCCGGTGGACGGCACGGAGGCCTCCGTCACGGCCGTCGAGTACGCCGTCGCCATCGCCGAACGCTACGGCGCCGACGTGCACGCGCTGTACGTCCTCGGCGAGACGGTCACGCGGAGCATCGACGCCGGCAACGTCGCCGAGGACGAGGTCGTCGACGACACGAACACGTTCCTCGCGGAGATCGAGGCGCTCGCGCCGGAGGGTGTGAGCGTCGACTCCTCTATCGCGTACGGCTTCTCCACGTCGCGGAAACTCCAGCACCCCGGCAGCGTCATCCTCGACTGCGCGGACGACGTGGACGCCGACTTCCTCGCCATCCCCCGCGAGGGACTGCGTGGCGACGCGGGCGACGTCCTCGAGAAGGCCGCGGAGTACGTCCTGCTGTACGCCAGCCAGCCCGTTCTCTCCGTCTAG
- the nosD gene encoding nitrous oxide reductase family maturation protein NosD produces the protein MTDRRFERGFAAVTAVLLVVSVGAVVASPTADPGTDRSVDFDADVPAEYDFSAPPDEGHASVDGERFDTLAGALDAAAPGDTVRVQGTVDGDVSVDTRGVTIVGASPAESVVSGTGDGTVLTVNATDVTVRDVWVKDAGYSTTDNDAAVWLAGANATVDGVRVTNTTFGVWVDGATDATVRDATIVGRASIERFSDRGNGIQLWEARDAVIENNTITDVRDGVYFSWSSGVTARENTLWDLRYGVHYMYSDDNRLANNTAFGNDVGYALMVSDNLEIVDNVAVNNSGTSGHGILLKEVDHTRIARNDLVGNGNGLFVYNSMDNDVTDNLVLANDVGVHLTAGSTDARAHGNSFVDNDDAMKAVIGQQVAWNGSDRGNYWDGARPVDVDHDGVSDVRFQATGVLDDLSHRHPEVEVFASSPAFDAVRLATRSVPLLETPGVVDHHPLAAPAHDDWRRYYE, from the coding sequence GTGACTGACCGCCGTTTCGAGCGCGGCTTCGCCGCCGTCACGGCGGTGTTGCTCGTCGTGAGCGTCGGCGCCGTCGTCGCCAGCCCCACAGCGGACCCCGGGACCGACCGCAGCGTCGACTTCGACGCGGACGTGCCCGCCGAGTACGACTTCTCGGCACCGCCCGACGAGGGCCACGCCAGCGTCGACGGGGAGCGCTTCGACACGCTCGCCGGCGCGCTCGACGCCGCCGCCCCCGGCGACACCGTGCGCGTCCAGGGCACCGTCGACGGCGACGTCAGCGTCGACACACGCGGTGTCACCATCGTCGGCGCCTCCCCCGCCGAGTCCGTCGTCTCCGGGACCGGCGACGGGACCGTACTGACCGTCAACGCCACCGACGTCACCGTCCGGGACGTCTGGGTCAAGGACGCCGGCTACTCCACCACCGACAACGACGCCGCCGTCTGGCTGGCCGGCGCGAACGCCACCGTCGACGGCGTCCGCGTCACGAACACGACGTTCGGCGTCTGGGTGGACGGCGCCACGGACGCCACCGTCCGGGACGCCACCATCGTCGGGCGAGCGTCCATCGAGCGGTTCTCCGACCGCGGCAACGGCATCCAGCTCTGGGAGGCCCGCGACGCCGTCATCGAGAACAACACCATCACGGACGTCCGCGACGGCGTCTACTTCTCGTGGAGTTCGGGCGTCACCGCCCGCGAGAACACGCTGTGGGACCTCCGCTACGGCGTCCACTACATGTACTCCGACGACAACCGCCTCGCGAACAACACCGCGTTCGGCAACGACGTCGGCTACGCGCTGATGGTCTCCGACAACCTCGAGATCGTCGACAACGTCGCGGTCAACAACTCGGGGACCAGCGGACACGGCATCCTCCTGAAGGAGGTCGACCACACCCGCATCGCCCGCAACGACCTCGTCGGCAACGGCAACGGGCTGTTCGTCTACAACTCCATGGACAACGACGTCACGGACAACCTCGTGCTCGCCAACGACGTCGGCGTCCACCTCACCGCGGGAAGCACCGACGCCCGCGCCCACGGCAACTCCTTCGTCGACAACGACGACGCGATGAAGGCGGTCATCGGCCAGCAAGTCGCCTGGAACGGCAGCGACCGCGGGAACTACTGGGACGGCGCCCGACCCGTGGACGTCGACCACGACGGCGTCAGCGACGTCCGGTTCCAGGCGACCGGCGTCCTCGACGACCTGAGCCACAGACACCCGGAGGTGGAGGTGTTCGCGTCGAGCCCGGCGTTCGACGCCGTGCGACTGGCGACGCGCTCCGTGCCGCTGCTCGAGACGCCGGGCGTCGTCGACCACCACCCGCTCGCGGCCCCCGCACACGACGACTGGAGGCGATACTATGAGTGA
- a CDS encoding ABC transporter permease: MTDDETATTDGSGVSNAGVELGLETERRTATGTASTLRAAAVDTALVAVREYRLAVRRRWALGIAVLFALFSVALVFLGGSAVGPTRVGAVLASFAQLGVYVVPLAALAVGIDTIVGADESGSLEMLLALPLSNAAVVTGTYLGRAAALAGGMLVGFAVGGALLVRFAGLGVLGSYATVVLTAVGAALAFLGVSVLASTLASEKTHALGAALAAWVWFVLVHDLVALGLVATFDLPQWVVAAAVLANPADLFRVFVLRGVSTTAGGIAGVLTGTGLTTPVLLAALVAWIVLPVGGAVLAFRRRSV, from the coding sequence ATGACCGACGACGAGACCGCCACCACGGACGGCAGCGGCGTCTCGAACGCCGGCGTCGAACTCGGCCTCGAGACCGAGCGCCGGACCGCCACCGGGACAGCGTCGACGCTCCGCGCGGCCGCAGTCGACACGGCCCTCGTCGCCGTCCGGGAGTACCGCCTCGCGGTCCGGCGCCGCTGGGCGCTCGGCATCGCCGTGCTGTTCGCGCTGTTCTCCGTCGCGCTCGTCTTCCTCGGCGGGTCGGCGGTCGGCCCCACGCGGGTGGGCGCAGTGCTCGCGAGCTTCGCGCAACTCGGCGTCTACGTCGTGCCGCTGGCCGCGCTCGCGGTCGGGATCGACACCATCGTCGGCGCCGACGAGAGCGGCTCCCTGGAGATGCTGCTCGCGCTCCCGCTGTCGAACGCCGCCGTCGTCACCGGGACGTACCTCGGGCGGGCCGCCGCACTCGCCGGCGGGATGCTCGTCGGCTTCGCCGTCGGCGGCGCACTCCTCGTCCGGTTCGCCGGCCTCGGCGTGCTCGGCTCGTACGCGACCGTCGTCCTCACGGCGGTCGGCGCCGCGCTCGCGTTCCTCGGCGTCAGCGTCCTCGCGTCCACGCTCGCGAGCGAGAAGACCCACGCGCTCGGCGCCGCGCTCGCCGCGTGGGTGTGGTTCGTCCTCGTCCACGACCTCGTCGCGCTCGGCCTCGTCGCGACCTTCGACCTCCCGCAGTGGGTCGTCGCGGCCGCCGTGCTCGCGAACCCCGCGGACCTCTTCCGCGTGTTCGTGCTCCGCGGCGTCTCCACCACCGCCGGCGGCATCGCCGGCGTGCTCACCGGCACCGGTCTGACGACGCCCGTACTCCTCGCGGCGCTGGTGGCCTGGATCGTCCTGCCGGTCGGCGGCGCGGTGCTCGCGTTCCGCCGTCGGTCGGTCTGA
- a CDS encoding DHH family phosphoesterase yields MEDWVIEDEGLPLERKSLLPGKGFFVPDDVREEQKDREIRERIEGANVVVVADPDADGLACAATIREVYGEAALVPAGPHEIEDGLRRAAEFGADDCRIFVCDLCPDKFRYVEDELAYAVEHASEVRWFDHHQWTEETAEAVREAGVDLVVGDSEEECTADVAVRSLGEGAVPQHLEELAVVTRDHDLWLKEDPRSDDLADYSYWTDPEEYMDVVQEHGADLPEDVLEFLAERRVEKNDLIDRAVARAAMKEIGEWTVGVTYGRCSQNEVAEALREQGADAAVIVKPSGSASIRGTEGFERAHEVARQVNGGGHPKAAGCKPDIYEDMMDYANHWTSQGATAKQVILDAFRNLEDEPAEN; encoded by the coding sequence ATGGAAGACTGGGTCATCGAGGACGAGGGCTTGCCGCTCGAACGCAAGTCACTGCTGCCCGGGAAGGGCTTCTTCGTCCCGGACGACGTCCGCGAGGAGCAGAAGGACCGGGAGATCAGAGAGCGCATCGAGGGCGCGAACGTCGTCGTGGTGGCGGACCCCGACGCCGACGGACTGGCGTGTGCGGCCACCATCCGCGAGGTGTACGGCGAGGCGGCGCTCGTGCCCGCCGGCCCCCACGAGATCGAGGACGGCCTGCGCCGCGCCGCGGAGTTCGGCGCCGACGACTGCCGCATCTTCGTCTGCGACCTCTGCCCGGACAAGTTCCGGTACGTCGAGGACGAACTCGCGTACGCCGTCGAGCACGCCAGCGAGGTCCGGTGGTTCGACCACCACCAGTGGACCGAGGAGACGGCCGAAGCCGTCCGCGAGGCAGGCGTCGACCTCGTCGTCGGCGACTCCGAGGAGGAGTGCACCGCCGACGTCGCGGTCCGGAGTCTCGGCGAGGGAGCGGTCCCACAGCACCTCGAGGAACTCGCCGTCGTCACCCGCGACCACGACCTCTGGCTGAAGGAGGACCCCCGAAGCGACGACCTGGCGGACTACTCCTACTGGACGGACCCCGAGGAGTACATGGACGTCGTCCAGGAGCACGGCGCCGACCTCCCCGAGGACGTCCTGGAGTTCCTCGCGGAGCGCCGCGTCGAGAAGAACGACCTCATCGACCGGGCGGTCGCCCGCGCGGCGATGAAGGAGATCGGTGAGTGGACGGTCGGCGTCACCTACGGCCGCTGCTCGCAGAACGAGGTCGCCGAAGCGCTCCGCGAGCAGGGCGCCGACGCCGCCGTGATCGTCAAGCCCTCCGGGAGCGCGAGTATCCGCGGCACCGAGGGCTTCGAGCGCGCCCACGAGGTCGCCCGCCAGGTCAACGGTGGGGGCCACCCGAAGGCCGCCGGCTGCAAGCCCGACATCTACGAGGACATGATGGACTACGCGAACCACTGGACCTCCCAGGGTGCGACCGCGAAACAGGTCATCCTCGACGCGTTCCGCAACCTCGAGGACGAACCGGCCGAGAACTGA
- a CDS encoding ABC transporter ATP-binding protein produces MSEIELRDVAKRYGTVTALDGVSLSVDRGETFGLIGRNGAGKTTLFKMLVGHATPDAGSVSVGGLSPNAGTALRERVGYLPEQAGFPPSFTGREVLDFHARVRDVPGDVRAERVQQVLQTVGLADAADRRVGGYSNGMNRRLGLATTLVGNPSVLLLDEPTAGLDPAGVADFHEIVETLSRETAVTIVVTSHVLSEIERLCDRVAILDEGTVTVEGDVADLRRAAGERVSVVATVEDAESAADYLADSAGVVAVAADPPQLRLKCERAAVFDVLDDLRNAAEVADVEVAEPGLDAVFRDSVAPDRGLTGGERR; encoded by the coding sequence ATGAGTGAGATCGAACTCAGAGACGTGGCGAAGCGCTACGGCACCGTCACCGCCCTCGACGGCGTCTCCCTCTCCGTCGACCGCGGGGAGACGTTCGGCCTCATCGGCCGCAACGGGGCCGGCAAGACGACGCTGTTCAAGATGCTCGTCGGGCACGCGACGCCGGACGCGGGCAGCGTCTCCGTCGGCGGGCTCTCCCCGAACGCCGGCACCGCGCTCCGCGAGCGCGTCGGCTACCTGCCCGAGCAGGCCGGCTTCCCGCCGTCGTTCACGGGCCGGGAGGTGCTCGACTTCCACGCGCGCGTCCGCGACGTCCCCGGTGACGTCCGGGCCGAGCGCGTCCAGCAGGTGCTCCAGACGGTCGGCCTCGCGGACGCCGCCGACCGCCGCGTCGGCGGCTACTCCAACGGGATGAACCGCAGGCTCGGCCTCGCAACCACGCTCGTCGGCAACCCCTCGGTGCTCCTGCTGGACGAACCGACCGCCGGCCTCGACCCCGCGGGCGTCGCGGACTTCCACGAGATCGTGGAGACGCTCTCCCGGGAGACCGCCGTCACCATCGTCGTCACGTCCCACGTGCTCAGCGAGATCGAGCGCCTCTGCGACCGGGTCGCCATCCTCGACGAGGGGACGGTCACCGTCGAGGGCGACGTCGCCGACCTCCGACGCGCCGCGGGCGAGCGCGTCTCCGTGGTCGCCACGGTCGAGGACGCCGAGAGCGCCGCCGACTACCTGGCAGACAGCGCAGGCGTCGTCGCCGTCGCCGCGGACCCGCCACAGCTCCGCCTGAAGTGCGAGCGCGCCGCCGTCTTCGACGTGCTCGACGACCTGCGGAACGCCGCCGAGGTGGCGGACGTCGAGGTCGCGGAGCCAGGGCTCGACGCCGTGTTCCGGGACTCCGTCGCCCCCGACCGCGGCCTCACGGGAGGTGAGCGCCGATGA
- a CDS encoding 30S ribosomal protein S6e, protein MATFQVVVADPESGRTYQREVDGQDANRFLGLDIGDEVDGEAVGLDGYTVEITGGSDAAGRPMRPDVAGAGLQDVLLSGGPGFKPTTDGERKRVSVRGKEVSEATVQLNVAVAERGDESVESLYGEGEEEEADEEAAEA, encoded by the coding sequence ATGGCTACGTTCCAGGTCGTCGTCGCCGACCCCGAGTCGGGGCGAACCTACCAGCGCGAGGTAGACGGACAGGACGCGAACCGCTTCCTCGGTCTCGACATCGGTGACGAGGTCGACGGCGAGGCAGTCGGCCTCGACGGCTACACCGTGGAGATCACCGGCGGCAGCGACGCCGCCGGCCGACCGATGCGCCCCGACGTCGCCGGCGCCGGACTGCAGGACGTCCTGCTGTCGGGCGGCCCCGGCTTCAAGCCGACCACCGACGGCGAACGCAAGCGCGTCAGCGTCCGCGGGAAGGAGGTCTCCGAGGCTACCGTCCAGCTCAACGTCGCCGTCGCCGAGCGCGGCGACGAGTCCGTTGAGTCCCTCTACGGCGAGGGCGAGGAGGAGGAGGCCGACGAGGAAGCGGCCGAAGCCTGA
- a CDS encoding aldehyde dehydrogenase family protein, whose product MSDLDLTDVDWTVQYIDGEYVPPTDDDTLSVEDPSTREQFTEVPAGTTDDVDAAYEAAAAAQEAWAAKPPQQRASVVRTVQDLLKEHRDEVLDLLAAESGSTRTKGMAEFYTAVGISGEAASFPTRMSGDHHESTVAGKENIVVREPKGVVGVISPWNFPMHLSTRAVAPAIAAGNSVVLKPATNTPVTGGLLLAKLFEAAGLPDGVLNVVTGRGSEVGDRVAGHPEADVVAFTGSTEVGKHVAGTAAQNLATPAMELGGNNVHVVTEDADLDRAVDGGVFGSFLHSGQVCISVNRHLVHEDVYDEYVERLTERADSLPTGSAHDPQTVVGPIIDESQRDQILDYVEETVDAGATLETGGGHDGLVVEPTVLSDATNDMAAACNEHFGPVAPVIPFSDDDEAVEMANSTDYGLSGSVHAGDVGRARDIADGIDTGMVHINDQPINDEPHVPFGGVGDSGMGRYNGEAVLEEFTEQKWISVQRDERDYPF is encoded by the coding sequence ATGTCCGACCTCGACCTCACCGACGTCGACTGGACCGTACAGTACATCGACGGCGAGTACGTCCCGCCGACCGACGACGACACCCTCTCCGTCGAGGACCCGTCGACGCGCGAGCAGTTCACCGAGGTGCCCGCGGGCACCACGGACGACGTCGACGCCGCCTACGAGGCGGCCGCGGCCGCACAGGAGGCGTGGGCGGCGAAACCGCCCCAGCAGCGCGCCTCCGTCGTCCGAACCGTACAGGACCTCCTGAAAGAACACCGCGACGAGGTGCTCGACCTCCTCGCCGCGGAGTCCGGGTCGACGCGCACCAAGGGGATGGCCGAGTTCTACACCGCCGTCGGCATCTCCGGCGAGGCCGCCTCCTTCCCCACACGGATGTCCGGTGACCACCACGAGTCGACGGTCGCCGGCAAGGAGAACATCGTCGTCCGCGAACCGAAGGGCGTCGTCGGCGTCATCTCGCCGTGGAACTTCCCGATGCACCTCTCGACCCGCGCGGTCGCGCCCGCCATCGCCGCCGGCAACAGCGTCGTCCTGAAGCCCGCGACGAACACGCCCGTCACGGGCGGGCTCCTGCTCGCGAAACTGTTCGAGGCTGCCGGCCTCCCCGACGGCGTGCTCAACGTCGTCACCGGTCGCGGGTCGGAGGTCGGCGACCGTGTCGCCGGCCACCCCGAGGCCGACGTCGTCGCGTTCACCGGGTCCACCGAGGTCGGCAAGCACGTGGCCGGCACCGCGGCCCAGAACCTCGCGACGCCCGCGATGGAACTCGGCGGTAACAACGTCCACGTCGTCACCGAGGACGCCGACCTCGACCGCGCCGTCGACGGCGGCGTCTTCGGCTCGTTCCTCCACTCCGGGCAGGTCTGCATCTCCGTCAACCGCCACCTCGTCCACGAGGACGTCTACGACGAGTACGTCGAGCGACTCACCGAGCGCGCTGACTCGCTGCCCACCGGGAGCGCCCACGACCCCCAGACGGTCGTTGGCCCCATCATCGACGAGTCCCAGCGCGACCAGATTCTCGACTACGTCGAGGAGACCGTCGATGCCGGCGCCACGCTCGAAACCGGCGGCGGCCACGACGGCCTCGTCGTCGAACCGACCGTCCTCTCGGACGCTACCAACGACATGGCCGCCGCGTGCAACGAGCACTTCGGCCCCGTCGCCCCCGTCATCCCGTTCAGCGACGACGACGAGGCCGTCGAGATGGCCAACTCGACGGACTACGGCCTCTCCGGCAGCGTCCACGCCGGCGACGTCGGCCGCGCCCGCGACATCGCCGACGGCATCGACACCGGGATGGTCCACATCAACGACCAGCCCATCAACGACGAACCCCACGTCCCCTTCGGCGGCGTCGGCGACTCCGGCATGGGCCGGTACAACGGCGAGGCGGTCCTCGAGGAGTTCACCGAACAGAAGTGGATCAGCGTGCAGCGCGACGAGCGGGACTATCCCTTCTAA
- a CDS encoding GNAT family N-acetyltransferase yields MAGERIYPETVATEFPQPPVSFTDAEGRPIEVRAYEQHGPPDATLATDEESDPPPEDAAFEPLVAMYADFDPADRAQGVPPVGEVRIRDWLDTLLAREGFDVLAWHEDSVAGHATLVPDSGETYELAIFVHQDYQGAGIGTRLIEALLGHGQAHGVEYVWLTVERWNRPAVALYEKVGFETAAAESFEMEMSIRLN; encoded by the coding sequence ATGGCTGGCGAACGCATCTACCCCGAGACGGTCGCCACAGAGTTCCCGCAGCCACCCGTCTCGTTCACGGACGCGGAGGGGAGACCCATCGAGGTGCGGGCGTACGAACAACACGGCCCACCGGACGCGACCCTCGCCACCGACGAGGAGAGCGACCCACCGCCGGAGGACGCGGCCTTCGAGCCGCTCGTGGCGATGTACGCGGACTTCGACCCGGCGGACCGCGCGCAGGGCGTGCCACCGGTCGGAGAGGTGCGAATCCGGGACTGGCTCGACACGCTGCTCGCACGGGAGGGCTTCGACGTGCTGGCGTGGCACGAAGACAGCGTAGCGGGCCACGCGACGCTCGTCCCCGACTCGGGGGAGACGTACGAACTCGCCATCTTCGTCCACCAGGACTACCAGGGCGCGGGCATCGGCACGCGACTCATCGAGGCGCTGCTCGGTCACGGCCAGGCACACGGCGTCGAGTACGTCTGGCTGACCGTCGAACGGTGGAACCGGCCGGCGGTCGCGCTCTACGAGAAGGTGGGCTTCGAGACGGCGGCCGCCGAGAGCTTCGAGATGGAGATGTCGATTCGGCTGAACTAG